From the genome of Candidatus Methylacidiphilales bacterium, one region includes:
- a CDS encoding adenylosuccinate synthase: MNTIVVGAQWGDEGKGKIIDVLTEKADIVVRCQGGNNAGHTVAVGNEKFILHLIPSGILRPRKIGVIGNGVVVDPTALVDEIKMLENRGIKTRGRLWLSTHAHLVMPYHRFLDAQREEAQGERKIGTTKRGIGPAYADKILRIGLRAADLLQPRQIREKLQHRFAEFSDHRQIGKIEPLDLAKVQSQIEQCASFLAPYITHTVLYLHKAWKNGKRILFEGAQGTFLDIDFGTYPYVTSSNTTSGGCLTGSGLPPQAIDKVVGVVKAYTTRVGEGPFVTEDEKLGDHLHSLGREYGATTGRARRCGWFDAVLTRYAQRINGIEELAVTNLDGLDHLSKIPLCIAYDYKGTRLTDPPAVLDDWKICRPIYKEFKGWQCDLSGVRKYSELPQAAQRYLKAIAQYSGAKVTLVSVGPAREATFHAPR; encoded by the coding sequence ATGAACACCATCGTCGTCGGCGCCCAGTGGGGCGATGAAGGTAAAGGAAAAATCATAGACGTATTAACCGAAAAAGCTGACATCGTCGTCCGCTGCCAAGGCGGCAACAACGCAGGACACACCGTCGCCGTAGGAAACGAAAAATTCATCCTCCACCTCATCCCCTCCGGTATCTTACGCCCTCGAAAAATCGGCGTAATCGGCAACGGCGTCGTCGTCGACCCCACAGCCCTCGTGGACGAAATCAAAATGCTCGAAAATCGAGGCATCAAAACCCGAGGCCGCCTATGGCTCAGCACCCACGCCCACCTCGTCATGCCTTATCATCGCTTCCTAGATGCACAACGCGAAGAAGCACAAGGTGAACGCAAAATTGGCACAACCAAGCGCGGCATCGGCCCCGCCTATGCCGACAAAATCCTCCGCATCGGTCTCCGCGCAGCCGATCTACTCCAGCCACGCCAAATCCGAGAAAAACTCCAACACCGCTTTGCTGAATTTTCCGACCACCGCCAAATCGGGAAAATTGAGCCCCTAGACCTAGCAAAAGTCCAATCTCAAATCGAACAGTGCGCCTCCTTCCTTGCTCCCTACATCACCCACACCGTCCTCTATCTCCATAAAGCATGGAAAAACGGAAAACGCATCCTATTCGAAGGAGCTCAAGGCACCTTCCTCGACATTGACTTCGGCACCTACCCCTACGTCACATCCTCCAACACCACATCCGGCGGATGCCTCACTGGAAGTGGCCTGCCCCCTCAAGCCATAGATAAAGTCGTCGGAGTCGTCAAAGCCTACACAACCCGAGTCGGAGAAGGCCCCTTCGTCACCGAAGACGAAAAACTCGGCGACCACCTTCACTCCCTTGGCCGAGAATACGGCGCCACCACTGGCCGTGCCCGCCGCTGCGGTTGGTTTGACGCCGTCCTCACCCGCTACGCACAACGCATCAACGGCATCGAAGAACTAGCCGTCACAAATTTAGACGGCCTAGATCATCTCTCAAAAATCCCCCTCTGCATCGCCTACGATTACAAAGGCACCCGCCTGACGGATCCACCCGCCGTGCTCGATGATTGGAAAATCTGCCGCCCAATCTACAAAGAATTCAAAGGTTGGCAGTGCGACCTCTCCGGTGTCCGCAAATATTCCGAGCTACCACAAGCCGCACAACGCTACCTGAAAGCTATCGCACAATACTCAGGCGCCAAAGTAACACTAGTCTCCGTCGGACCAGCTCGAGAAGCCACATTCCACGCCCCGCGCTAG
- the glgA gene encoding glycogen synthase GlgA, with protein MAMILHAASELTPLAKTGGLGDVLSALPAEQRILGNKVACVLPFYHDVDKRLPQKPRRELSIKVPVGGEEIDAQIYSGRLANGLVVFLVQYDPFFKRPELYGENNRDYPDNVRRFIFFSKAVVQLARHVRPIPQILHVHDWQTALVPAFVKAAGLPFKTVLTIHNLAFQGQFPGYEFALTNLPLGYFHAEGLEMHGGINFLKGGIKLADCVTTVSPRYAVEIQTEEYGCGLAQVLRARSADGSLVGILNGIDTAAWNPASDPLIPENYGIHNMSGKKKCKAALLKEFKLTGVDKPLFVSIGRLTEQKGWHFTLGLIDRIVALGGNLVLLGTGSQALEQGLKEAATRYPKSVGVKIGFDEELAHRIEAGGDFFLMPSRYEPCGLNQMYSLRYGTIPIVHKVGGLSDTVQEGEGYDNGLVFEPFELDAYSKAIERAFKLYNDTKRFTAVRQRGMQMDLSWRRSAEAYCKLYSSLL; from the coding sequence ATGGCTATGATCCTCCACGCAGCAAGTGAATTGACACCCCTAGCAAAAACTGGCGGCCTCGGCGACGTCCTGAGCGCACTGCCTGCAGAGCAAAGAATACTAGGAAATAAGGTGGCCTGTGTCCTGCCATTCTACCACGACGTCGATAAACGCTTACCACAAAAGCCGCGGCGTGAGTTGAGCATCAAAGTGCCAGTCGGAGGAGAAGAGATTGACGCCCAGATTTATTCAGGGCGACTAGCAAACGGCCTCGTCGTTTTTTTAGTGCAATACGATCCCTTCTTCAAACGCCCTGAGCTCTACGGCGAAAATAATCGCGACTACCCCGACAATGTGCGGCGTTTTATCTTTTTCTCTAAAGCCGTAGTGCAACTAGCACGGCATGTCCGCCCCATCCCACAAATCCTCCACGTGCATGACTGGCAGACAGCACTCGTCCCTGCCTTCGTAAAGGCAGCCGGCTTACCTTTTAAGACAGTGCTCACGATACACAACCTAGCATTTCAAGGTCAGTTCCCAGGCTATGAATTTGCACTAACAAACCTACCACTGGGCTATTTCCACGCCGAAGGTCTAGAAATGCATGGTGGAATCAACTTCTTAAAAGGCGGCATTAAATTAGCGGATTGCGTGACGACCGTAAGCCCACGCTACGCCGTAGAAATTCAAACCGAAGAGTATGGCTGCGGCCTAGCTCAAGTCCTAAGAGCACGGAGCGCAGATGGTTCCCTCGTCGGCATCCTCAACGGCATCGATACCGCCGCCTGGAATCCTGCTTCAGATCCCTTGATCCCAGAAAATTACGGCATCCACAACATGAGTGGAAAAAAGAAGTGCAAAGCTGCCTTGCTCAAAGAATTCAAGCTCACCGGTGTAGACAAGCCGTTATTTGTAAGCATAGGAAGATTAACCGAGCAGAAAGGATGGCACTTCACACTCGGCTTGATAGACCGAATCGTGGCGCTTGGCGGAAACCTCGTCTTGCTTGGCACGGGAAGCCAAGCGCTAGAGCAAGGGTTAAAGGAGGCTGCGACGCGCTACCCCAAATCCGTAGGCGTGAAAATTGGTTTTGACGAAGAACTGGCGCACCGGATCGAAGCGGGAGGCGACTTTTTCCTAATGCCCTCTCGATACGAACCCTGTGGATTAAATCAAATGTATAGTCTCCGCTACGGCACAATTCCAATCGTGCATAAAGTAGGAGGCCTGTCCGACACCGTCCAAGAAGGTGAAGGCTACGACAACGGACTTGTCTTTGAGCCCTTTGAATTGGATGCCTACAGTAAAGCGATCGAGCGAGCGTTTAAGCTCTACAATGACACAAAACGATTCACTGCAGTAAGACAGCGCGGCATGCAAATGGATTTGAGCTGGAGACGCAGCGCTGAGGCTTACTGCAAGCTGTATTCAAGCTTGTTGTGA
- the murJ gene encoding murein biosynthesis integral membrane protein MurJ: MDNLSTSTDQQIRGQTTRRVGVVGLAIVGSRIFGLVREQVLAAMFGAGKLLDAFYGAFRIPNLLRDLLAEGALSTAFTTVFTQVHEKEGSERAWRLVRLMFSLMIVFMGAITLLGILAAPLIISLTNAGFHAVEGKWELTVALTRILFPFIFFVSIAAVVMGILNARHVFALPASASTVFNIVSVITGVTLAYLFDPQENWLKPHFTEKALYGISLGVLIGGIAQLLIQLPSLWKQGFRAGWIWDLKDRHLREVLRLMLPSVISGSAVQVNVLVNGVFASMINGGISWLNCAFRLMQFPIGVFGVAIATVTLPAVSILKARGDMQGFSHALIHAIRLTLFLTLPAATGLAVLAYPIIQVIYEHGRFLSNDTLATSQALQAYALGLVGYSLIKVLTPCFYALGEAKAPLRVSLWGMGINLILNSVFFYALGWGHIGLAFSTSMLALINSAQLLVMISRRVHLFSSWGRFLCSLFFSTLMMALTAWVAIGLWPGSDSLFEQALRLLSVILLATVVFFFCAFLTRMQEAKEFFSFLKRPKIASKS, encoded by the coding sequence GTGGATAATTTATCAACCTCAACTGATCAACAAATTCGCGGGCAGACTACACGTCGTGTAGGAGTGGTCGGTTTAGCCATCGTCGGCTCAAGGATTTTTGGTCTTGTTCGTGAACAGGTGCTCGCAGCGATGTTTGGCGCAGGGAAACTGCTGGATGCCTTCTATGGGGCTTTTCGTATCCCCAACTTGCTGCGCGATCTTCTTGCCGAGGGTGCACTATCGACTGCCTTCACTACGGTATTTACGCAAGTGCATGAAAAGGAGGGCTCGGAGCGGGCTTGGCGGCTTGTTCGTCTGATGTTTTCCTTAATGATCGTTTTCATGGGGGCCATCACCCTGCTAGGTATTCTTGCGGCACCGCTGATTATTAGTCTTACAAACGCAGGCTTTCATGCTGTAGAGGGGAAGTGGGAGTTGACCGTTGCGTTAACCCGAATTTTGTTCCCATTTATTTTTTTCGTATCAATAGCTGCAGTGGTGATGGGCATCTTGAATGCTCGTCATGTCTTTGCTTTGCCGGCTTCAGCTTCGACTGTTTTCAACATTGTCAGTGTAATTACCGGTGTCACATTGGCTTATCTTTTTGATCCTCAAGAAAACTGGTTAAAGCCGCACTTCACTGAAAAAGCATTATACGGAATTTCGCTCGGGGTTTTGATAGGCGGGATAGCTCAACTCTTGATCCAGCTTCCCAGTCTTTGGAAGCAGGGCTTTCGAGCTGGCTGGATCTGGGATCTCAAGGATCGGCATCTACGTGAGGTCCTTCGTTTAATGTTGCCAAGTGTTATCTCAGGCTCGGCTGTGCAGGTCAACGTGCTGGTAAACGGCGTATTTGCATCTATGATCAATGGGGGCATATCGTGGTTAAATTGCGCATTTCGCTTGATGCAATTTCCAATCGGAGTCTTTGGAGTAGCGATTGCGACAGTCACTCTTCCAGCAGTGAGTATTTTGAAAGCACGGGGTGATATGCAGGGATTTAGCCATGCTTTAATTCATGCGATTCGTCTGACACTTTTCTTGACGTTACCTGCAGCTACAGGCCTTGCTGTGTTAGCTTATCCCATCATTCAAGTTATTTATGAGCATGGACGGTTCCTCTCGAATGATACGCTTGCTACATCTCAAGCGCTTCAAGCATATGCTTTGGGGCTTGTCGGCTATTCCTTGATAAAGGTCCTTACGCCTTGCTTCTACGCACTAGGAGAAGCGAAAGCGCCATTGAGAGTGAGCCTGTGGGGCATGGGTATCAATCTCATTCTCAACTCAGTTTTTTTTTATGCGCTGGGGTGGGGACACATTGGATTGGCTTTTTCGACTTCAATGTTAGCACTAATTAACTCTGCACAGCTTCTTGTAATGATAAGCCGCCGGGTTCATCTTTTTTCCTCGTGGGGTCGATTTTTGTGCTCGCTCTTTTTTTCAACTTTGATGATGGCTCTTACGGCCTGGGTTGCGATTGGTCTATGGCCGGGGTCTGATAGTCTATTTGAACAAGCGCTTCGACTTCTGAGTGTGATTTTATTGGCAACCGTAGTCTTTTTTTTCTGCGCTTTTCTTACGAGAATGCAGGAAGCAAAGGAATTTTTCAGTTTTCTAAAACGGCCCAAAATAGCGAGTAAGAGTTAG
- a CDS encoding glycosyltransferase family 2 protein codes for MSHSDAIKITVCIITLNEEEALPRCLKSVQPFADEIVIVDSGSTDRTQKIAEEFGARFVYREWQGYCKQKNYAFELAQMGWIFSIDADEEVSEELCESILRLKRHGRRHPPSAFEVCRLPFYEGKWIRHGDWYPDWLPRLFQKYKAKVVGGRVHEKIRVFGRRERLNGHLYHYSYRDEADRRKRIEHYVSLWLESAVKRYRRKILPLEPELRALWRFIRGYIIRLGFLDGKLGWKIALGSAWETHLKYRQLRRLQCG; via the coding sequence ATGAGTCACAGTGACGCGATCAAAATCACTGTATGCATCATTACATTAAATGAGGAAGAGGCACTTCCACGTTGTTTAAAGAGCGTTCAACCTTTTGCAGATGAGATTGTGATAGTGGACAGTGGAAGCACAGATCGCACACAAAAGATTGCCGAGGAATTTGGGGCTCGATTTGTTTATCGAGAGTGGCAGGGATACTGTAAACAGAAAAATTATGCTTTTGAATTAGCCCAGATGGGGTGGATATTCTCAATTGATGCGGACGAAGAGGTCAGTGAAGAATTATGTGAGAGCATACTCCGTCTGAAGCGGCATGGTCGTCGCCATCCTCCTTCAGCTTTTGAAGTCTGTCGACTTCCATTTTATGAAGGGAAATGGATTCGCCATGGGGATTGGTATCCAGACTGGCTTCCGCGACTATTTCAAAAATACAAAGCCAAAGTGGTAGGAGGTCGAGTGCACGAAAAAATCCGAGTCTTTGGAAGAAGAGAACGTCTTAATGGTCATTTATACCACTATTCATACCGAGATGAGGCCGATCGTCGTAAGCGTATCGAACATTACGTTAGTCTATGGCTTGAGTCGGCTGTTAAGAGGTATCGAAGAAAAATATTGCCTCTGGAGCCGGAACTGCGCGCCTTATGGCGATTTATTCGAGGATATATTATAAGACTGGGCTTTCTAGACGGTAAATTAGGTTGGAAAATAGCTTTGGGCTCTGCATGGGAAACTCATTTGAAATATCGTCAACTTAGAAGACTTCAGTGTGGATAA
- the smpB gene encoding SsrA-binding protein SmpB translates to MEKEIATNRKAYRDYKILETVEAGIVLRGTEVKSIRQGHVQIDGAFVRIEKNQAYLWQAKIEPYENAAHDNHEPLAPRKLLLRRSQIQRLYSQSAIKGRTLVALKMYWKNNYVKVLIALAQGKQQHDKRAELKKAEAEREIARRFRRSS, encoded by the coding sequence ATGGAAAAAGAGATCGCCACGAATCGCAAAGCTTATCGGGATTATAAAATCCTGGAAACAGTAGAAGCGGGCATTGTGCTGCGCGGCACAGAGGTGAAATCAATTCGACAGGGACATGTCCAAATCGATGGAGCATTCGTGAGGATTGAGAAAAATCAAGCTTACCTCTGGCAAGCAAAAATAGAGCCTTACGAAAATGCGGCCCATGATAATCACGAGCCTCTAGCTCCACGCAAACTTCTACTCCGCAGATCCCAAATTCAAAGGCTTTACTCTCAATCAGCAATCAAAGGCCGCACTTTAGTTGCTTTGAAAATGTATTGGAAAAACAACTACGTAAAGGTGCTGATCGCCCTCGCTCAAGGCAAACAGCAACACGACAAAAGAGCTGAGCTAAAGAAAGCTGAAGCTGAACGCGAAATAGCTCGAAGATTTCGACGCAGCAGCTAA
- a CDS encoding glycosyltransferase has product MKRYIYEKQRYIERETLDEHILIVPGDATRLEDHGRIKVFTVWSPRIDRTSRYRILLNTKVVKEYLREARPDIIEAGDPYHLAWTALEMGRELGVPVVGFYHSHFPEAYLRTLGKYIGKWAYRKLMRWCEQYIVRLYSQMDATFVPSDHLRQLLRRWGVRNAVTLQLGVDTQIFHPDAPDLIWKDQLGIPADAYVLLYVGRLAREKNIDTLLEAFEILCRDSDRLYWLVVVGDGPLRSLVKNYQEKTGQIVWRSYVNESNVLARYYRCADLFVHPGICETFGLVTLEAQACGCPVIGIRGSYMDANVFGGHEYWARNNSSHALADAIERIFNEDLAKIGAEAAREVHNKFSWDKVFSKLWRHYEIAIKERRGKDELL; this is encoded by the coding sequence GTGAAACGTTACATTTACGAAAAACAGCGATACATCGAGCGAGAGACACTGGATGAGCATATTCTAATTGTGCCTGGCGACGCTACGAGGTTGGAGGATCACGGGAGGATAAAGGTGTTTACAGTATGGTCGCCGCGGATAGACCGGACCTCTCGTTACCGAATTTTACTGAATACAAAAGTCGTAAAGGAATACCTTCGCGAGGCACGTCCGGATATCATCGAAGCGGGAGATCCTTACCATTTAGCGTGGACAGCTCTTGAAATGGGACGAGAGCTAGGTGTGCCTGTTGTAGGGTTTTACCATTCACATTTTCCGGAGGCCTATTTGAGGACACTCGGAAAATACATAGGAAAGTGGGCCTATCGGAAGCTCATGCGATGGTGTGAGCAATACATCGTGCGATTATATTCTCAAATGGATGCTACGTTTGTTCCGAGCGATCATCTACGTCAGCTTTTGCGAAGGTGGGGGGTGCGGAATGCCGTCACACTTCAACTGGGTGTTGACACCCAAATTTTTCATCCCGATGCACCTGATTTAATTTGGAAAGATCAACTTGGGATTCCTGCAGATGCTTATGTGTTGCTATATGTAGGTAGGCTAGCACGAGAAAAAAATATCGATACCTTGCTCGAAGCTTTTGAAATACTTTGCAGAGATTCCGATCGCCTCTACTGGCTTGTTGTTGTTGGTGACGGGCCGTTGCGTTCTCTTGTAAAAAACTATCAAGAGAAGACAGGTCAAATTGTCTGGCGCTCATACGTGAATGAGAGCAATGTCTTGGCACGATACTACCGATGCGCTGATTTGTTTGTTCATCCAGGCATTTGTGAAACTTTTGGCCTTGTGACGCTGGAGGCGCAAGCGTGTGGATGCCCAGTGATAGGGATTCGGGGAAGCTATATGGATGCTAATGTTTTTGGTGGGCATGAGTATTGGGCAAGGAATAATTCTTCGCATGCACTTGCAGATGCGATTGAAAGGATCTTTAATGAAGATTTGGCGAAAATCGGTGCAGAAGCTGCTCGAGAAGTGCACAATAAGTTTAGCTGGGACAAAGTCTTTTCTAAATTGTGGAGGCACTATGAAATTGCGATCAAAGAGAGAAGGGGAAAAGACGAATTGCTTTAG
- the rpe gene encoding ribulose-phosphate 3-epimerase produces the protein MRAVQIAPSILAADFSILKDEVRRCEEAEVEMLHLDIMDGHFVPNISFGPDIVKTIRRLTRLPLDVHLMIQQPDRYARTFIESGANILTVHLEAHHDVRRTLDLIHSLGCQAGLALNPLTLFARSIPYLDQIDLLLCMTVNPGFGGQKFMPEVLDKIRQARQYALKHNKHYRIEVDGGLNTETTRMATASGADIIVAGTTLFHSPNFRSKVQELRHAASEALAAG, from the coding sequence ATGAGAGCCGTCCAGATCGCCCCTTCGATTCTCGCTGCAGATTTTTCGATACTCAAGGATGAGGTTCGTCGCTGCGAAGAAGCTGAAGTCGAAATGCTTCATTTAGACATCATGGACGGACACTTTGTCCCCAACATCAGCTTCGGCCCAGATATCGTAAAAACAATACGCCGTCTAACCCGTCTTCCTCTTGACGTCCATCTAATGATTCAACAACCCGACCGATATGCTCGGACTTTTATTGAATCCGGTGCAAATATCCTCACCGTGCACCTCGAAGCACATCATGACGTTCGTCGCACATTAGACTTGATTCACAGTCTAGGCTGCCAGGCTGGCTTGGCGTTAAACCCATTGACTCTATTCGCCCGCTCTATTCCTTATCTTGATCAAATTGATCTTTTGCTCTGCATGACTGTAAATCCAGGATTCGGAGGGCAAAAGTTTATGCCTGAGGTCCTCGATAAAATAAGACAAGCCAGGCAATATGCTCTGAAACATAACAAGCATTACCGAATTGAAGTCGATGGTGGACTCAATACCGAAACCACGCGGATGGCGACCGCCTCCGGGGCCGATATCATCGTCGCAGGCACAACCCTCTTTCATAGCCCGAACTTTCGATCAAAAGTCCAAGAGCTCCGCCACGCCGCGTCGGAGGCTCTTGCCGCTGGATGA
- the lepA gene encoding translation elongation factor 4 produces the protein MSIQLTRNFCIVAHIDHGKTTLSDRLLQLTGAISEREMQDQLLDSMDLERERGITIKAHPVTLFYKAQDGQTYRLNLIDTPGHVDFSYEVSRSLSACEGALAVVDAAQGVEAQTVANVHLAAKQGLTLIPVINKIDLPSANIPSVQRQLEDILAIPADEAILCSAKTGAGVDHILEAIIKRIPPPAEPQDDILRCLVFDSVYDAYRGVVNYVRVVSGTLKPGTQVLLMSTNMKYEVKEVGIFRPKPEKCPSLSAGDVGYVIANIKSPSEVKIGDTMTYAENPAPTPLPGFRKITPMVFSGIYPINTAEFEALKIALNKLQLNDAALTFSVETSAALGSGFRCGFLGLLHMEIVQERLRREYNIDIITTYPSVVYRIKKTNGEEIYIDNPIKWPDPSTIDEIFEPTVKAFILVPNENIGDIMGLVMEKRGSCDHTESVDSRRVMLHCTLPLAEILVDFHDRIKTITRGYGSMDYEHGPYQVADLVKMDILVNGEPVEAFSCIVERSKAAARGRAIAAKLKEVIPPHLFKIAIQAAIGGKIIAREDVRSIGKNVTAKCYGGDITRKRKLLEKQKEGKKRMKSFGKVDIPQEAFIQVLKNDFST, from the coding sequence ATGTCAATCCAGCTTACTCGGAATTTCTGTATAGTAGCTCACATCGACCACGGGAAGACAACCCTCTCTGATCGCCTTTTACAACTGACAGGAGCGATCAGCGAACGAGAAATGCAAGACCAGCTTCTCGACTCCATGGATCTTGAGCGAGAACGAGGCATTACCATCAAAGCACACCCTGTCACCTTATTTTACAAAGCTCAAGACGGACAGACCTATCGCCTCAACCTAATTGATACTCCTGGACATGTCGATTTTTCTTACGAAGTGTCTCGAAGCCTCTCAGCATGCGAAGGCGCCCTTGCCGTAGTAGACGCGGCTCAGGGCGTCGAGGCACAAACCGTAGCCAACGTTCACCTTGCTGCGAAGCAAGGATTAACACTGATTCCCGTTATCAATAAGATAGATCTTCCAAGCGCAAATATCCCCTCCGTTCAACGCCAGCTTGAAGACATTCTCGCAATTCCAGCCGATGAAGCTATCCTTTGCAGCGCTAAGACTGGTGCTGGAGTAGATCACATTCTAGAGGCGATTATTAAGCGAATCCCTCCTCCCGCCGAACCTCAAGACGATATCTTGCGGTGTCTAGTTTTCGACTCAGTCTACGACGCATATCGTGGAGTAGTGAACTACGTCCGGGTCGTCAGCGGCACACTGAAACCTGGCACGCAAGTGCTCCTGATGAGCACAAATATGAAATACGAAGTAAAGGAGGTCGGTATTTTCCGTCCGAAACCCGAAAAATGCCCTTCCTTAAGCGCTGGCGACGTAGGTTATGTCATCGCCAACATAAAAAGTCCTAGTGAAGTCAAAATAGGCGATACAATGACTTACGCAGAAAACCCAGCTCCCACTCCGCTGCCGGGATTTAGAAAGATCACCCCGATGGTTTTCAGCGGGATCTATCCAATCAACACAGCAGAATTTGAAGCGCTTAAAATCGCATTGAATAAACTACAACTCAACGATGCTGCGCTTACTTTTTCCGTCGAAACCTCTGCTGCATTAGGATCGGGTTTTCGCTGTGGATTTTTAGGCCTGCTCCACATGGAGATCGTTCAAGAGCGTCTTCGCAGAGAATACAATATCGATATTATCACCACTTATCCTAGCGTGGTATATCGAATCAAAAAAACTAACGGCGAAGAGATCTATATCGATAACCCGATTAAATGGCCAGACCCTTCGACCATTGATGAGATTTTTGAACCTACGGTAAAAGCGTTCATCCTAGTCCCCAACGAAAACATCGGAGACATCATGGGACTTGTGATGGAAAAACGCGGCTCCTGTGATCACACCGAGTCGGTTGACTCCAGGCGCGTAATGTTACACTGCACCTTACCCTTGGCTGAAATTCTCGTTGATTTCCACGATCGCATTAAAACGATTACCAGAGGCTACGGCTCTATGGATTACGAGCATGGTCCCTATCAAGTGGCCGACCTCGTTAAAATGGACATCCTTGTAAATGGCGAACCTGTCGAAGCTTTTTCGTGTATTGTCGAGCGTAGCAAAGCCGCAGCTCGCGGACGCGCAATCGCTGCCAAACTTAAAGAGGTTATCCCTCCTCATCTCTTTAAAATTGCAATCCAAGCTGCCATTGGCGGAAAAATCATTGCACGCGAGGACGTTCGCAGCATCGGTAAAAACGTAACGGCAAAATGTTACGGCGGCGATATTACAAGAAAGAGAAAGCTGCTTGAAAAACAAAAGGAAGGCAAAAAACGCATGAAGTCCTTCGGCAAAGTCGATATTCCCCAAGAGGCCTTTATTCAAGTCCTCAAGAACGACTTCTCAACTTAG
- a CDS encoding L,D-transpeptidase, translated as MASNTIDCKAQDDLRLPPKFILVSVPEQRLTLWEDGRIVRRYRISTSKFGLSNRSGSYGTPLGWHTIAAKIGDGVPVGGVFKNRVWTGEVLPVNAPGRDPIVTRILWLSGEEWHNSNSYDRKIYIHGTPEESTLGINSSYGCVRMASRDVIDLYDRVHVGTPVLISLLSTLSPEVRLQVASYWRYAHSPSFAFQQREPAFSGMREAPPVP; from the coding sequence GTGGCCTCGAATACGATTGACTGTAAAGCGCAAGATGATTTGCGGTTGCCTCCTAAATTCATTTTAGTGAGCGTGCCTGAGCAACGACTCACATTATGGGAAGATGGGAGAATCGTCAGGCGTTATCGTATTTCGACTTCGAAGTTTGGGTTGAGCAATCGGAGTGGAAGTTACGGCACACCGCTTGGCTGGCACACGATAGCGGCAAAGATTGGTGATGGTGTGCCAGTAGGAGGAGTCTTTAAAAATCGTGTTTGGACGGGCGAAGTGCTTCCGGTGAATGCCCCGGGGCGAGATCCTATCGTCACCCGAATTCTTTGGCTAAGTGGCGAAGAGTGGCACAACTCTAATTCATACGACCGCAAAATCTATATACACGGCACGCCAGAGGAATCGACGCTTGGAATCAACTCGAGTTACGGTTGTGTGCGCATGGCTTCTCGTGATGTTATTGATTTGTATGATCGCGTGCATGTTGGAACGCCAGTGTTGATTTCACTTCTATCGACTTTAAGCCCGGAAGTTCGTTTGCAAGTGGCGTCCTACTGGCGATATGCTCATTCTCCTTCATTTGCCTTTCAGCAAAGAGAGCCCGCATTCTCTGGCATGAGAGAAGCACCACCGGTGCCTTAA
- a CDS encoding redoxin domain-containing protein translates to MIQTGQKAPLFTLKAKTSEGLVDVKLENYIGKNNVLLLFFPLAFTGVCTQELCEVSNGLEAYKNLGAEVIGISVDSPFAQEAWAKQEKISILLASDLNKEVTRAYDVLLPGLAGIGDTSARAAFVIDREGIIRYAEQTPSPKELPNFQAIKSTLENLK, encoded by the coding sequence ATGATTCAAACTGGACAAAAAGCACCACTCTTCACACTCAAAGCCAAAACCTCGGAAGGCCTAGTTGATGTTAAACTTGAAAACTACATCGGAAAAAACAACGTGCTGCTTTTGTTTTTCCCCCTAGCGTTTACTGGAGTATGCACTCAAGAGCTCTGTGAAGTCAGCAATGGCCTCGAAGCTTACAAAAACTTAGGTGCAGAAGTCATCGGAATTAGTGTGGATAGTCCATTTGCTCAAGAAGCATGGGCAAAGCAAGAAAAAATCTCCATCCTCCTAGCTAGTGACCTAAACAAAGAAGTCACCCGAGCATACGATGTCCTTCTACCTGGCCTCGCAGGAATAGGCGATACATCAGCACGTGCAGCATTTGTGATTGATCGCGAAGGAATCATACGCTATGCGGAGCAAACCCCCTCCCCAAAAGAGTTGCCCAATTTTCAAGCCATAAAATCCACTCTTGAAAACCTAAAATAA